A genomic segment from Sulfuritalea hydrogenivorans sk43H encodes:
- the purU gene encoding formyltetrahydrofolate deformylase, with protein MHGNRFYTLTASCPDQVGIIARVTGFIAEHKGWILESSFHADDLDGRYFMRIEVKADSLPFQLAEFRRRFQAVADELKMDWRINDSAVKKRVVVLVSKQEHCLYDLLARWQSRELDIEIACVISNHDSFKGFVEWHGIPFHHVPVTPDNKAAAYAEVQRLFEEVHGDTMVLARYMQILSPQLCAAYPGRILNIHHSFLPSFVGAKPYHQAYTRGVKLIGATCHYVTEALDQGPIIEQDVIRIDHSDSVDDMVRYGKDIEKTVLARGLRYHLEDRVLVHGNKTVVFR; from the coding sequence ATGCACGGAAACCGGTTCTACACGCTCACCGCCTCCTGTCCCGACCAGGTCGGCATCATCGCGCGCGTCACCGGCTTCATCGCCGAGCACAAGGGCTGGATTCTCGAATCCAGCTTCCATGCGGACGACCTGGATGGCCGCTACTTCATGCGCATCGAGGTCAAGGCTGATTCGCTGCCCTTCCAGCTCGCCGAGTTCCGCCGCCGCTTCCAGGCCGTGGCCGATGAACTGAAAATGGACTGGCGCATCAACGATTCCGCGGTCAAGAAGCGCGTCGTGGTGCTCGTGTCGAAGCAGGAACACTGTCTCTACGACCTGCTGGCGCGCTGGCAATCCAGGGAACTCGACATCGAGATCGCCTGCGTGATCTCGAATCACGACAGCTTCAAGGGCTTTGTCGAATGGCACGGCATTCCCTTCCATCACGTGCCGGTGACGCCCGACAACAAGGCCGCCGCCTACGCGGAGGTGCAGCGCCTGTTCGAGGAAGTGCATGGCGACACCATGGTGCTGGCGCGCTACATGCAGATCCTCTCGCCGCAACTGTGCGCCGCCTACCCGGGACGCATCCTCAACATCCACCACAGCTTCCTGCCCTCCTTCGTCGGTGCCAAGCCCTATCACCAGGCCTACACGCGAGGCGTCAAGCTGATTGGCGCCACCTGCCACTACGTGACCGAAGCGCTCGACCAGGGCCCGATCATCGAGCAGGACGTGATCCGCATCGACCACTCCGACTCGGTCGATGACATGGTGCGTTACGGCAAGGACATCGAAAAGACCGTGCTGGCGCGCGGCCTGCGCTATCACCTGGAAGACCGTGTGCTGGTCCATGGCAACAAGACCGTAGTATTCCGCTGA
- a CDS encoding YicC/YloC family endoribonuclease produces MIYSMTGYAAASRDLGSAVMNLEIKSVNSRYLDIGFRLSEDLRFLEMPLREKIVERIGRGKIECRGYLQAQPAQGAARQRTPNPALLGELGKLDDAVRSVLPQAAPLSVAEVLRWPGVLGDDSLTAEQLQASAQELFAKLLDEFVATREREGAKLADVLRDRAARMREQVRAAEPLLPAALEAYRERLSTKLREAVANLDEERIRQEVGVFAAKIDVAEEIARLVTHMDELERVLKKGGAVGKRLDFLMQELNREANTLASKSVSGEVTAIALELKLLIEQMREQVQNLE; encoded by the coding sequence ATGATTTACAGCATGACCGGATATGCCGCCGCCAGCCGTGACCTCGGCAGTGCAGTGATGAATCTCGAAATCAAGAGCGTCAATTCGCGCTATCTGGATATCGGCTTTCGCCTCAGCGAAGACCTGCGTTTTCTGGAGATGCCGCTGCGCGAGAAGATTGTCGAACGCATCGGGCGCGGCAAGATCGAGTGCCGCGGCTATTTGCAGGCACAGCCGGCGCAAGGCGCGGCGCGCCAACGCACGCCCAACCCGGCGCTGCTGGGCGAGCTGGGCAAGCTCGATGACGCCGTGCGCAGCGTGTTGCCGCAGGCGGCACCGCTGTCGGTGGCCGAAGTGCTGCGCTGGCCCGGCGTGCTGGGCGACGATTCGCTCACCGCGGAACAGTTGCAGGCCAGCGCGCAGGAGCTGTTCGCAAAATTGCTCGACGAGTTCGTCGCCACCCGCGAGCGCGAAGGCGCCAAGCTGGCCGACGTGCTGCGCGACCGCGCCGCGCGCATGCGCGAACAGGTGCGTGCCGCCGAGCCCCTGTTGCCGGCCGCGCTGGAGGCCTATCGGGAACGACTGTCGACCAAGCTGCGCGAGGCCGTGGCGAACCTCGACGAAGAGCGCATTCGCCAGGAAGTTGGCGTCTTTGCCGCCAAGATCGACGTCGCCGAGGAAATCGCGCGGCTGGTGACGCACATGGACGAACTCGAGCGCGTGCTGAAAAAGGGCGGCGCCGTCGGCAAGCGGCTGGATTTCCTGATGCAGGAACTCAACCGCGAGGCGAATACCCTGGCCTCGAAATCAGTCTCGGGCGAAGTCACCGCCATCGCACTCGAACTCAAGCTGCTGATCGAGCAGATGCGCGAGCAAGTCCAGAACCTCGAATAG
- the thrH gene encoding bifunctional phosphoserine phosphatase/homoserine phosphotransferase ThrH, which translates to MQLVCLDLEGVLVPEIWIEFSKRTGIPELSRTTRDEPDYDKLMKYRLDLLKKHKLGLPDIQKVISDMGPMAGARDFLDALRRDFQVIILSDTFYEFAMPLMAQLNMPVLFCHKLEADAAGFLVNYHLRMPNQKKESVQRFKELRFKVIAAGDSYNDTAMLAEAHAGILFHPPQNVIDEFPQFPVTMNYTELRREIDKAAARI; encoded by the coding sequence GTGCAACTCGTCTGTCTCGACCTCGAAGGCGTGCTCGTCCCCGAAATCTGGATCGAGTTTTCCAAACGCACCGGCATTCCGGAATTGTCCCGCACCACGCGCGACGAACCCGACTACGACAAGCTGATGAAGTATCGGCTCGACTTGCTCAAGAAGCACAAGCTCGGCCTGCCCGACATCCAGAAGGTGATTTCGGACATGGGGCCGATGGCCGGTGCCAGGGACTTCCTCGACGCCTTGCGCCGCGACTTTCAGGTGATCATCCTGTCCGACACGTTTTACGAATTCGCCATGCCGCTGATGGCGCAACTGAACATGCCGGTACTGTTCTGCCACAAGCTGGAAGCGGATGCCGCCGGCTTTCTGGTGAACTACCACCTGCGCATGCCGAACCAGAAAAAGGAATCGGTACAGCGCTTCAAGGAACTCCGCTTCAAGGTGATCGCCGCCGGCGACTCCTACAACGACACCGCCATGCTGGCCGAGGCCCACGCCGGCATCCTGTTCCACCCGCCGCAGAACGTGATCGACGAGTTCCCGCAATTTCCGGTGACCATGAACTACACCGAACTGCGCCGCGAAATCGACAAGGCGGCGGCGCGCATCTGA
- a CDS encoding PP2C family protein-serine/threonine phosphatase: MNYTIAQESRIGGRSINQDRATWLATEDAVLMVVADGMGGHLQGEVAAQIAVDTLTERFRSEAKTRLADPAQFLATTLQQAHDTIVRYSADCRILPHAAPRTTCIACVVQDGQAFWAHAGDSRLYLIHSHAEGPGRVAQTRDHSIVQRMVDQGAISDAEAAIHPLRNRVFSCLGGDVPPHIDVSPAVKLQDGDLIALCTDGAWSPLGETLVAELGRASPRTTVPRLLDAAERAAGPGADNLTLITMRWGVSDADVGTHTLERRPADRRTAAETPISDEDIESAIAAIRRRIPLTPNGASS, from the coding sequence ATGAACTACACCATCGCCCAGGAAAGCCGCATCGGCGGCCGCTCGATCAATCAGGATCGCGCCACCTGGCTCGCCACCGAGGATGCCGTACTGATGGTGGTGGCCGACGGCATGGGCGGCCACCTGCAAGGCGAGGTCGCGGCACAGATCGCCGTCGACACCCTGACCGAGCGTTTCCGCAGCGAGGCAAAAACGCGCCTTGCCGACCCGGCGCAATTTCTCGCGACGACATTGCAGCAGGCGCATGACACCATTGTCCGTTACTCCGCCGACTGCCGCATCCTGCCGCATGCCGCACCGCGCACCACCTGCATTGCCTGCGTGGTGCAGGACGGACAGGCCTTCTGGGCACATGCCGGCGATTCGCGCCTCTACCTGATCCACAGCCATGCCGAAGGGCCCGGCCGCGTTGCCCAGACCCGCGACCACAGCATCGTGCAACGCATGGTCGACCAGGGCGCCATCAGCGATGCGGAAGCCGCCATCCATCCGCTGCGCAACCGCGTTTTCAGCTGTCTTGGCGGCGACGTGCCGCCGCACATCGACGTCTCGCCGGCCGTAAAACTGCAGGATGGCGACCTGATCGCCTTGTGCACCGACGGCGCCTGGTCGCCCCTGGGCGAAACACTGGTGGCCGAGCTCGGCCGCGCCTCGCCCCGCACCACGGTCCCGCGCCTGCTCGATGCCGCCGAGCGGGCAGCCGGCCCGGGAGCAGACAACCTGACGCTGATCACCATGCGCTGGGGAGTTTCCGATGCCGATGTCGGCACGCATACGCTTGAACGCAGGCCGGCCGACCGGAGGACCGCGGCAGAAACGCCGATCAGCGACGAAGACATCGAGAGCGCCATTGCGGCGATCCGTCGTCGCATTCCGCTTACCCCCAATGGAGCATCTTCATGA
- the rph gene encoding ribonuclease PH: MSNTFQRTDRAASQLRNLRITRNYTCHAEGSVLVEFGATKVLCTASVEESVPGFLRGKGSGWVTAEYGMLPRATNTRMAREAAKGKQSGRTQEIQRLIGRSLRAVTDMAALGERQITLDCDVLQADGGTRCASITGACVALHDALSTLVTGGKLASHPMRELVGAVSVGIVGGQPVLDLDYAEDSACDTDMNVVMTASGGIIEVQGTAEGAPFSRAELDTLLELAAAGIGDIVKAQQSALVTR, encoded by the coding sequence ATGAGCAACACCTTTCAACGCACCGACCGCGCCGCGTCGCAACTGCGCAACCTCAGGATCACCCGCAATTACACCTGCCACGCCGAAGGCAGCGTGCTGGTCGAGTTCGGCGCCACCAAGGTGCTGTGCACTGCCAGCGTCGAGGAATCGGTGCCGGGCTTTCTGCGCGGCAAGGGTTCCGGCTGGGTCACCGCCGAATACGGCATGCTGCCGCGCGCGACCAACACGCGCATGGCGCGCGAAGCGGCGAAAGGCAAGCAGTCCGGGCGCACCCAGGAGATCCAGCGCCTGATCGGCCGCAGCCTGCGTGCCGTGACCGACATGGCCGCGCTCGGCGAACGCCAGATCACGCTCGATTGCGACGTGCTGCAGGCCGACGGCGGCACGCGCTGCGCGTCGATCACCGGCGCCTGCGTCGCGCTGCACGATGCCTTGTCCACGCTGGTCACCGGCGGCAAGCTCGCCAGCCATCCGATGCGCGAACTGGTCGGCGCCGTCTCGGTCGGCATCGTCGGCGGCCAGCCGGTGCTCGACCTCGACTACGCCGAAGATTCGGCCTGCGACACCGACATGAACGTGGTGATGACGGCGAGCGGCGGCATCATCGAAGTGCAGGGCACGGCCGAGGGCGCGCCCTTCTCGCGCGCCGAACTCGATACGTTGCTGGAACTCGCCGCCGCCGGCATCGGCGACATCGTCAAAGCACAACAGTCGGCGCTGGTGACACGGTGA
- a CDS encoding chemotaxis protein CheW encodes MATENQAAANENPGLAQEYLTFTLGAEVYAIDILKVQEIRGYESPTTIANAPEFIKGVINLRGTIVPIVDMRIKFNVGMAEYTPVTVVIILIIGGRVVGIVVDSVSDVTMLRPDQIHPAPQFGAAVDTQYITGLSSLDDRMLIVIDIEKLMLSGEMALVAEACSA; translated from the coding sequence ATGGCTACAGAAAACCAGGCCGCTGCGAATGAAAATCCAGGGCTTGCGCAGGAATATCTCACCTTCACCCTTGGTGCGGAGGTGTACGCGATCGACATCCTGAAGGTGCAGGAAATCCGGGGTTATGAGAGCCCGACGACCATCGCCAACGCGCCGGAATTCATCAAGGGCGTGATCAACCTTCGCGGCACCATCGTCCCGATTGTCGATATGCGAATCAAGTTCAATGTCGGCATGGCCGAGTACACGCCGGTGACGGTGGTCATCATCCTGATCATTGGCGGCCGGGTGGTCGGAATCGTCGTCGACAGCGTTTCCGACGTCACAATGCTGAGGCCCGACCAGATTCATCCGGCGCCGCAGTTCGGCGCAGCGGTGGATACGCAATACATCACGGGCTTGAGTTCGCTGGACGACCGGATGCTGATCGTCATCGACATCGAGAAGCTGATGCTCAGCGGCGAGATGGCCCTGGTGGCGGAGGCATGCAGTGCCTGA
- a CDS encoding methyl-accepting chemotaxis protein → MSSFSDMKVATKLSLGFGLIVTLMVVSGGMAYLGLTSVTTKMNDVVRDKVPKIVWIADVNYNVLDIARSLRNAVLEADNAETMEAQIKLALDARRKIRETLDKLEPRIVLPEGKAIFKRIVDARAAFVDGQETVIRLLREKKPDEARVFLLNELRKRQATYADATRDLQALQEKLLNDQGEEAAREADRSITVIIVALLISVVLAILIAWLIVRDLVARLGGEPGYAADNVKAIAAGDLSRSIETRPGDTTSLLVAMKTMQVGLSTLVNEIKQMVAAAARGDFSSRINLSDKQGFGREIGESLNLLAETTNTGLNDVMRVSKALADGDLSQKIEKDYPGVFGQTGTAVNATVAALTRIVADIESMVQGANRGDFSTRVDLTGKQGFPRDLSVLLNQLSETTETGLRDVMRVASSLAQGDLTKTIEKDYPGLFGETRAGINATVANLKELIMQIMDAVESINTASSEIATGNLDLSSRTEEQASSLEETASSMEELTATVKGNTQSATDANEKARIAATVAERGGETVRGSVTIMAEIATSSKKIADIIGVIDGIAFQTNILALNAAVEAARAGEQGRGFAVVATEVRNLAHRSAEAAKEIKGLISDSVARVEAGNAQAIQAGTQMTEIVDAIASVSGLINDIASASVQQTAGIEQVTQAVSQMDEVTQQNAALVEESAAAAESLQEQAEQLAKSVSAFKTGVTNTAVRAPVARPAARPMKKLGGPTPRPSGPLKVIPAAHADTENESWEEF, encoded by the coding sequence GTGAGTTCATTTTCAGATATGAAGGTCGCCACCAAATTGTCATTGGGCTTCGGCCTGATCGTTACCCTGATGGTCGTCAGCGGGGGGATGGCTTATCTTGGCCTGACCAGCGTCACCACGAAAATGAATGACGTCGTCAGGGACAAGGTGCCGAAGATCGTGTGGATTGCGGACGTCAATTACAACGTGCTCGATATCGCACGCTCCTTGCGCAACGCCGTGCTCGAAGCGGACAACGCGGAGACGATGGAAGCGCAGATCAAGCTCGCGCTGGATGCGCGGCGGAAGATCCGGGAAACTCTGGACAAGCTGGAGCCGCGAATTGTCTTGCCCGAGGGCAAGGCAATCTTCAAGCGAATTGTTGACGCGCGTGCTGCCTTCGTCGACGGACAGGAGACCGTCATTCGACTGTTGCGCGAAAAGAAGCCGGATGAGGCGCGCGTCTTTCTGCTGAATGAACTGCGCAAACGCCAGGCCACCTATGCCGATGCCACGCGCGACCTTCAGGCACTGCAAGAAAAGCTCCTGAATGATCAAGGCGAGGAGGCCGCCAGGGAAGCGGATCGGTCGATCACGGTAATCATCGTTGCGCTGCTGATCAGCGTCGTTCTGGCGATCCTGATCGCATGGCTGATCGTGCGCGATCTGGTTGCCCGGTTGGGCGGGGAACCCGGCTACGCCGCCGACAACGTCAAGGCCATCGCCGCCGGCGATTTGTCGCGCAGCATCGAAACCCGGCCGGGCGATACGACCAGCCTGCTGGTGGCCATGAAAACCATGCAGGTCGGACTCTCCACTTTGGTGAATGAGATCAAGCAGATGGTTGCCGCCGCGGCGCGCGGCGATTTCAGCAGCCGGATCAACCTGTCCGACAAGCAGGGCTTCGGCCGTGAAATCGGCGAATCGCTCAACCTGCTTGCCGAGACCACCAACACCGGGCTGAACGACGTGATGCGCGTTTCCAAGGCTCTGGCGGATGGCGACTTGTCGCAGAAAATCGAGAAGGACTACCCCGGTGTATTCGGTCAGACCGGTACCGCCGTCAATGCCACGGTGGCCGCGCTGACGCGCATCGTGGCGGACATCGAAAGCATGGTGCAGGGCGCCAACCGGGGTGACTTCAGCACCCGTGTCGACTTGACCGGCAAGCAGGGCTTCCCGCGCGATTTGAGCGTGTTGCTCAACCAGTTGTCGGAAACCACCGAAACCGGCCTCAGGGACGTCATGCGCGTGGCAAGCTCGCTGGCGCAGGGCGACCTGACGAAAACCATCGAAAAGGATTACCCGGGCCTGTTCGGCGAAACCCGTGCCGGCATCAACGCCACGGTGGCGAACCTGAAAGAGCTCATCATGCAGATCATGGACGCCGTTGAATCGATCAACACCGCGTCCAGCGAGATTGCCACCGGCAACCTGGATCTCTCTTCCCGCACCGAGGAGCAGGCGAGCAGCCTCGAAGAAACCGCGTCGAGCATGGAAGAACTGACTGCGACGGTGAAGGGCAACACCCAGAGCGCAACCGATGCCAACGAGAAGGCAAGAATAGCAGCGACAGTTGCCGAGCGCGGCGGCGAAACGGTGCGCGGGTCGGTCACGATCATGGCCGAGATCGCCACCAGTTCGAAGAAGATTGCCGACATCATCGGCGTGATCGACGGCATCGCCTTCCAGACCAATATCCTCGCGCTCAATGCGGCGGTCGAGGCAGCGCGCGCCGGTGAGCAGGGCCGCGGCTTCGCGGTCGTCGCGACCGAGGTCCGCAATCTCGCCCATCGCTCGGCCGAAGCCGCCAAGGAGATCAAGGGATTGATCAGCGATTCCGTGGCTCGCGTCGAGGCAGGCAATGCTCAGGCGATCCAGGCCGGTACCCAGATGACCGAAATCGTGGATGCGATCGCCAGCGTCTCGGGGTTGATCAACGACATCGCATCCGCCAGCGTTCAGCAGACCGCGGGCATCGAGCAGGTGACGCAGGCCGTGAGCCAGATGGACGAGGTCACCCAGCAAAACGCCGCATTGGTGGAAGAGTCCGCTGCCGCTGCCGAGTCGCTGCAGGAGCAGGCCGAACAGCTGGCCAAATCGGTTTCCGCATTCAAGACGGGCGTCACCAACACGGCTGTTCGTGCACCTGTCGCGAGACCGGCGGCGCGGCCGATGAAGAAACTGGGCGGCCCGACACCGCGTCCGAGCGGACCGCTCAAGGTCATTCCCGCCGCGCACGCAGACACCGAAAACGAGTCGTGGGAGGAGTTCTGA
- the rdgB gene encoding RdgB/HAM1 family non-canonical purine NTP pyrophosphatase, with protein MKKLVLASGNPGKLREFGQLLAPFDFEVLPQSAFNVPEAEEPHITFVENAIAKARHAARLTGLPALADDSGLCVAALGGAPGVFSARYGGEPKSDAKNNAKLLTDLAGIADRRAHYVAVLVLMRHADDPQPVVTEGEWHGEIIDVPRGAGGFGYDPYFLVPGTGLTAAELPHEEKNRYSHRGKALALLIERLRLGM; from the coding sequence GTGAAGAAGCTGGTCCTCGCCTCCGGCAACCCCGGCAAGCTGCGCGAATTCGGCCAGCTGCTGGCGCCTTTCGATTTTGAAGTGCTGCCGCAGTCGGCTTTCAATGTTCCCGAGGCCGAGGAACCGCACATCACCTTCGTCGAGAACGCCATCGCCAAGGCGCGCCATGCCGCGCGGCTGACCGGCCTGCCGGCGCTGGCCGACGACTCGGGCTTGTGCGTCGCGGCGCTGGGCGGCGCGCCGGGCGTGTTCTCCGCGCGCTACGGCGGCGAACCGAAATCCGACGCGAAGAACAACGCCAAATTGCTGACCGATCTGGCCGGCATCGCCGACCGCCGCGCGCACTACGTCGCGGTGCTGGTGCTGATGCGCCACGCCGACGATCCGCAGCCGGTCGTCACCGAAGGCGAATGGCATGGCGAGATCATCGACGTGCCGCGCGGCGCCGGCGGCTTCGGTTACGACCCCTACTTCCTGGTGCCCGGCACCGGCCTCACCGCGGCCGAACTGCCGCACGAGGAAAAGAACCGCTACTCGCATCGCGGCAAGGCGCTGGCGCTGCTCATCGAGCGTCTGCGGCTGGGCATGTGA
- a CDS encoding serine/threonine protein kinase, producing MVSQNNQPLPPGYELEGYRIERQLSVGGFSIVYLAHDAQGTPVAIKEYLPNALALRGEGQIAPTIPAEFQADFNHGLKCFFEEGRALTGLDHPNVVRVLNFFRANGTVYLVMRFEIGRTLRDYIRKNRGRLKESFLRSMFSGLLDGLGEVHGCGLLHLDIKPANIWLRDDGSPVLLDFGAARYAVDIGPPEPRAMYTPGYAAPEQYHGKFTLGPWTDIYAVGACIYAALAGAAPQAADERLVDDQLLPARQRWGMDYSPRLLATIDECLRLDPTRRPQHARALQASLNTDQAGDKRPDSWLSLLGLRRE from the coding sequence GTGGTTTCCCAGAACAATCAGCCCCTGCCCCCCGGCTACGAACTCGAAGGCTATCGCATCGAGCGGCAGCTCTCGGTCGGCGGCTTTTCCATCGTCTATCTGGCGCACGATGCGCAAGGCACGCCGGTGGCAATCAAGGAATACCTGCCCAACGCGCTGGCGCTGCGCGGCGAAGGCCAGATCGCGCCGACCATCCCGGCGGAATTCCAGGCCGATTTCAATCACGGCCTGAAATGCTTTTTCGAAGAAGGACGAGCGCTCACCGGGCTGGACCATCCCAACGTGGTGCGCGTCCTGAATTTCTTCCGCGCCAATGGCACCGTCTATCTGGTGATGCGCTTCGAGATCGGCCGCACCTTGCGCGACTACATCCGCAAGAATCGCGGCCGCCTGAAGGAAAGCTTTCTGCGCAGCATGTTCAGCGGCCTGCTCGACGGCCTCGGCGAGGTACACGGCTGCGGCCTGCTGCATCTGGACATCAAGCCGGCCAACATCTGGCTGCGCGACGACGGCAGCCCGGTGCTGCTCGACTTCGGCGCCGCGCGCTATGCCGTCGATATCGGTCCGCCCGAGCCGCGCGCGATGTACACGCCGGGCTATGCCGCGCCCGAGCAGTACCACGGCAAGTTCACGCTGGGGCCGTGGACCGACATCTATGCCGTCGGCGCCTGCATCTATGCGGCGCTGGCAGGCGCCGCGCCGCAGGCAGCCGACGAGCGGCTGGTCGACGACCAGCTGCTGCCGGCCCGCCAGCGCTGGGGCATGGACTATTCGCCGCGTCTGCTGGCAACCATCGACGAATGCCTGCGCCTCGATCCGACGCGGCGGCCGCAGCATGCCCGCGCGCTGCAGGCCTCGCTCAACACCGATCAGGCCGGCGACAAGCGGCCGGACTCGTGGCTTTCCCTGCTCGGCTTGCGGCGCGAATGA
- the hemA gene encoding glutamyl-tRNA reductase, with product MQLFALGINHHTAPLAVREQVAFDPLRMGQALHDLLRAKTVREAAILSTCNRTELYCAAEQPQAAADWLAEYHSLSPQKIQPYLYQHPQQDAVRHMFRVAAGLDSMVLGEPQILGQMKQAARAAEEAGTLGTLLGKLFQRTFAVAKEVRSTTAIGANTVSMAAAAVHLSARIFDSIAAQQVLFIGAGEMIELCAAHFAAQKPKRITIANRTLERGADLAARFGGDAMRLDQLGERLADYDIVVSCTASSLPIIGLGMVERALKARRHRPMVMVDLAVPRDIEAEVTRLDDVFLYTLDDLGQIVESGLESRQAAVVEAEAIITDRVSGFLHWLESRETVPTIRALRDTAERARRHEVEHALKLLARGDDPAKVLDALSHGLTNKLLHAPTHALNQAEGRERAEVAELISRIYRLNSGE from the coding sequence GTGCAGTTGTTCGCTCTGGGCATCAACCATCATACGGCCCCGCTGGCAGTCCGCGAGCAGGTGGCGTTTGACCCGTTACGCATGGGGCAGGCCTTGCACGACCTGTTGCGGGCGAAAACCGTGCGCGAGGCCGCGATCCTGTCGACCTGCAATCGCACCGAACTCTATTGCGCCGCCGAACAGCCGCAGGCGGCGGCCGACTGGCTGGCGGAATATCACTCGCTGTCGCCGCAGAAAATCCAGCCTTACCTCTACCAGCATCCGCAGCAGGACGCCGTGCGCCACATGTTCCGCGTCGCCGCCGGGCTGGATTCGATGGTGCTGGGCGAACCGCAGATCCTCGGCCAGATGAAGCAGGCGGCACGCGCCGCGGAAGAGGCCGGGACGCTGGGCACGCTGCTGGGCAAGCTGTTCCAGCGCACCTTTGCCGTCGCCAAGGAGGTGCGTTCAACCACCGCGATCGGCGCCAATACGGTGTCGATGGCCGCCGCCGCCGTGCATCTTTCCGCGCGCATTTTCGACAGCATCGCCGCGCAGCAGGTGCTGTTCATCGGCGCCGGTGAAATGATCGAACTGTGCGCCGCCCATTTCGCCGCGCAGAAGCCGAAGCGGATCACCATCGCCAACCGCACGCTGGAGCGCGGCGCCGATCTCGCCGCGCGCTTTGGTGGCGATGCCATGCGTCTCGACCAGCTCGGCGAGCGCCTGGCGGATTACGACATCGTGGTTTCCTGCACCGCCAGTTCGCTGCCGATCATCGGCCTCGGCATGGTCGAGCGCGCCCTGAAGGCGCGCCGGCACCGGCCGATGGTGATGGTCGATCTGGCCGTGCCGCGCGACATCGAGGCCGAAGTGACCCGGCTCGATGACGTCTTTCTCTACACCCTCGACGACCTCGGCCAGATTGTCGAATCCGGCCTCGAATCGCGCCAGGCCGCCGTGGTCGAGGCGGAGGCGATCATCACCGACCGGGTTTCGGGTTTCCTGCACTGGCTCGAATCGCGCGAAACGGTGCCGACCATCCGCGCCCTGCGCGATACGGCCGAACGCGCGCGCCGCCATGAAGTGGAGCACGCGCTGAAGCTGCTGGCGCGCGGCGACGATCCGGCCAAGGTGCTGGATGCGCTGTCGCACGGTCTCACCAACAAGTTGCTGCACGCCCCGACCCACGCCCTGAACCAGGCCGAAGGCCGCGAGCGCGCGGAAGTCGCAGAGCTGATCTCCCGCATCTATCGCCTCAATTCCGGGGAGTAG
- a CDS encoding PaaI family thioesterase, whose amino-acid sequence MNTDTLQAALADYFAPWVQALALKVESFTAESVLLRLPQGDQLSRVGGMLCGQAMMAAADSAMVLALINHFGEFRPCTTVQFSSSFLKPLSAQDALIEAKVVRAGKALAFGEIDIRGARDGKSVCRASTTYALL is encoded by the coding sequence ATGAATACAGACACCCTCCAAGCGGCTCTTGCCGACTACTTTGCCCCCTGGGTTCAGGCGCTCGCGCTCAAGGTCGAGTCCTTCACCGCGGAATCCGTTCTTCTGCGTCTGCCGCAGGGCGACCAGTTGTCCCGCGTCGGCGGCATGCTGTGCGGCCAGGCCATGATGGCGGCGGCGGACTCGGCCATGGTGCTGGCGCTGATCAATCACTTCGGGGAGTTTCGTCCCTGCACCACGGTTCAGTTCTCAAGCAGTTTTCTGAAGCCGCTGTCGGCTCAGGATGCGCTGATCGAGGCGAAGGTGGTCCGCGCCGGAAAGGCGCTGGCCTTCGGCGAAATCGACATACGCGGCGCACGGGACGGCAAGAGCGTTTGCCGCGCGAGCACCACTTACGCCTTGCTGTAA